One Hemitrygon akajei chromosome 11, sHemAka1.3, whole genome shotgun sequence DNA segment encodes these proteins:
- the uqcrc2b gene encoding cytochrome b-c1 complex subunit 2, mitochondrial encodes MMSVRVNSALTNLATKRFYSLKSAVKSEHAAAAEKLPPQVPQVSKLRNGLVIASLENYSPASKIGVFIKAGSRYERSGNLGITHALRLAANLTTKGVSSFRITRGIEGIGGSLSVTSTRENMTYTVECMHDYVDTVMEYLINVTTAQEFRPWELKELHPKLELDKAVAYQNPQTGVLENLHAAAYRNALSNPLYCPSFMVGQHTTEQLHQFVQSNFTTGRMALVGLGVSHEVLKQVGEHYFNMRSGIGTPGTATKFRGGEVREENSDSLVHAAVVAESVPAGSPEALSFGVLQQVLAAGPYVKWGSNTSNKLYQAILKKNTGPFDVSAFNAGYSDSGLFGIYTISQSASASDVIKTALAEVKNMAEGNITEDDLARAKSQLKAKCLMAVETSDGLLDEIGSQALLTGTCVPTPDLVQRVDSVTVTDVVNAAKKFVSGKKSMAASGNLANTPFVDEL; translated from the exons ATGATGTCGGTGAGGGTGAATTCTGCGCTCACAAACCTCGCC ACCAAGAGGTTCTATTCCCTGAAATCTGCAGTCAAGAGTGAGCATGCAGCGGCCGCAGAGAAGCTCCCACCCCAGGTGCCTCAG GTGTCCAAATTGCGAAATGGATTGGTGATAGCCTCCCTGGAGAATTACTCTCCAGCCTCTAAGATTGGAGTATTTATAAAAGCGGGCAGTAGATATGAGAGATCCGGGAACTTGGGCATCACTCATGCTCTCCGACTGGCAGCCAACTTG ACCACCAAGGGAGTATCGTCGTTCAGAATAACCCGTGGCATTGAAGGAATTGGGGGCAGTCTGAG TGTGACGTCGACCAGGGAAAACATGACCTACACAGTGGAGTGTATGCATGACTATGT TGACACAGTAATGGAGTATCTGATCAACGTTACCACTGCCCAGGAATTCAGGCCATGGGAACTGAAGGAACTCCATCCAAAGCTGGAACTTGACAAGGCCGTTGCCTATCAGAACCCTCAGACAG GTGTTCTGGAGAACCTGCATGCTGCTGCTTATCGTAATGCCTTGAGTAATCCCCTCTACTGTCCGTCTTTCATGGTGGGTCAGCACACAACAGAACAG CTGCACCAATTTGTACAAAGTAATTTCACAACAGGAAGGATGGCTCTTGTTGGGCTGG GTGTAAGCCACGAGGTATTGAAGCAGGTGGGTGAGCACTATTTCAACATGAGGAGCGGTATCGGCACACCAGGCACTGCCACCAAGTTTCGTGGAG GTGAAGTCCGTGAGGAGAACAGTGATTCTCTGGTTCATGCTGCTGTGGTGGCCGAGAGTGTACCTGCGGGCTCACCTGAGGCCCTCTCATTCGGGGTCTTACAACAGGTTCTTGCTGCTGGCCCTTATGTTAAATGGGGCAGTAACACATCCAACAAGTTGTACCAGGCGATTCTAAAGAAAAATACAGGGCCATTCGAT GTTTCAGCATTCAATGCTGGCTACTCTGACTCTGGGCTGTTTGGTATCTACACCATCTCACAGTCTGCTTCTGCAAGTGAC GTGATCAAGACTGCATTGGCTGAAGTCAAGAACATGGCTGAAGGCAATATCACCGAGGATGACCTGGCGCGTGCTAA AAGCCAGCTCAAAGCCAAGTGCCTGATGGCCGTTGAGACATCAGACGGGCTGCTGGATGAGATCGGCTCTCAGGCCCTGCTGACCGGCACATGCGTGCCCACCCCGGATCTGGTTCAGCGGGTCGACTCTGTGACCGTTACAGATGTGGTGAAC GCTGCAAAGAAATTTGTATCTGGTAAGAAGTCGATGGCTGCCAGCGGAAATCTGGCCAACACACCGTTTGTTGATGAATTGTAA
- the snu13b gene encoding SNU13 homolog, small nuclear ribonucleoprotein b (U4/U6.U5), which translates to MTEQDVNPKAYPLADAQLTKTILDLVQQATNYKQLRKGANEATKTLNRGIAEFIVMAADAEPLEIILHLPLLCEDKNVPYVFVRSKQALGRACGVCRPVIASSVTIKEGSQLKPQIQSVQQAVERLLV; encoded by the exons ATG ACAGAACAGGACGTCAACCCAAAGGCCTACCCCCTCGCTGACGCTCAGCTGACAAAGACCATCTTAGATCTTGTTCAGCAAGCAACTAACTACAAGCAGCTTCGCAAGGGAGCCAATGAAG CCACCAAGACACTGAACAGAGGAATCGCTGAGTTTATTGTGATGGCGGCGGATGCTGAGCCCCTGGAGATTATCCTTCATTTACCTCTTCTCTGTGAAGACAAGAACGTGCCTTACGTTTTTGTAAGGTCCAAGCAGGCTTTGGGGCGAGCTTGCGGAGTGTGTCGGCCCGTCATCGCATCTTCAGTCACCATAAAGGAAGGCTCACAGCTGAAGCCTCAGATTCAGTCTGTGCAACAAGCTGTGGAACGACTCCTGGTGTGA